In the Sebastes fasciatus isolate fSebFas1 chromosome 20, fSebFas1.pri, whole genome shotgun sequence genome, one interval contains:
- the LOC141758407 gene encoding sorting nexin-4-like, with translation MASWPADVVPLDDGCRWTGVYMIHGNYGRVFRYVASMDDIWEEEKRYRDQLRHLLCAEALRKRWGNNWRTTGPIQDKI, from the exons ATGGCCTCATGGCCTGCCGACGTTGTTCCTCTTGATG ATGGTTGCAGATGGACTGGTGTTTACATGATCCATGGGAACTATGGAAGAGTCTTCAG ATATGTGGCCTCAATGGATGACATCTGGGAAGAAGAGAAACGTTATAGAGACCAGCTGAGACATCTTCTCTGTGCTGAAGCTCTGAG AAAACGCTGGGGGAACAACTGGAGAACCACAGGCCCCATCCAAGACAAGATCTAA
- the foxl3 gene encoding forkhead box L3 has translation MFDNSNYPFNCFNYDGDGYPSSSTDEEKKMCRPAYSYIALIAMAIQQSPEQRVTLSGIYEFIMKRFPYYRSNQRAWQNSIRHNLSLNSCFIKVPRTEGNEKGKGNYWTFATGCESMLDLFENGNFRRRRRRRNMKIGFRDSGETPFHPLESHSNQHVPATRRHEPDATLCPLNPERPRTGPQQNHLIPNPTQQGKPESEIKFSIDYILSTPDPPLPGFRSSHGPVHIGPTGPPIHVLEPQHLNLHFWTL, from the exons ATGTTTGATAACTCCAACTACCCCTTCAACTGTTTCAACTACGATGGAGACGGATACCCTTCCTCCAGCACAGACGAAGAGAAGAAAATGTGTAGACCCGCATACAG ctacATAGCTCTGATCGCCATGGCCATCCAGCAGAGCCCCGAGCAGAGGGTCACTCTGTCGGGCATCTACGAGTTCATCATGAAGAGGTTTCCTTACTACCGCTCCAACCAGAGAGCCTGGCAGAACTCCATCAGACACAACCTGTCTCTCAACAGCTGCTTCATCAAG GTTCCTCGGACAGAGGGCAATGAGAAGGGAAAGGGAAACTACTGGACTTTTGCCACCGGTTGTGAATCCATGCTTGACCTGTTTGAAAACGGCAACTTTCGGCGTCGCCGGCGCAGGAGGAACATGAAAATCGGCTTCCGTGATTCAGGAGAAACCCCTTTCCACCCTCTGGAGAGCCACAGCAATCAGCACGTACCCGCAACTCGGCGCCACGAACCCGACGCCACCCTCTGCCCTTTGAACCCTGAGAGGCCGAGGACAGGCCCCCAGCAGAACCACCTCATCCCGAACCCCACCCAGCAGGGGAAACCAGAGTCAGAGATCAAGTTTAGCATTGACTACATCCTATCCACTCCGGATCCACCCCTGCCTGGGTTCAGATCCTCCCACGGCCCCGTTCACATAGGGCCCACGGGGCCTCCCATACACGTCCTGGAGCCCCAACATCTCAACCTGCACTTCTGGACTCTGTAA